The following proteins are co-located in the Spea bombifrons isolate aSpeBom1 chromosome 3, aSpeBom1.2.pri, whole genome shotgun sequence genome:
- the SLITRK3 gene encoding SLIT and NTRK-like protein 3, with the protein MKPSPAESRLKGRMSWILLLSTIALAWTTPIPLIEDSEEIDEPCFDPCYCEVKESLFHIYCDNKGFTNISQITESWSRPFKLYLQRNLMRKLYTNSFLHLNNAVSINLGNNALQDIQAGAFNSMKVLKRLYLHENKLDIFRNDTFMGLESLEYLQADYNVIKKIESGAFRNLNKLRVLILNDNHIPLLPTNLFKSVSLTHLDLRGNRLKVLSYRGMLDHIGRSIMEIQLAENPWNCTCEIVQLKSWLERIPYTVLVGDITCESPFHFHGKDLRDIKRSKLCPLLSESEVEASLGIPQLPSSKENAWPTKPSSMLSSFHVTASSVEYKTANKQPTTTRQPRVPKPPPTPRGLYPGPNQPPIAGYQTRPPIPIICPTGCSCSLHINDLGLTVNCKERGFHNISELLPRPLNAKKLYLSGNLIQKIYRSDFWNFSSLDLLHLGNNRISYVQDGAFINLPNLKSLYLNGNDIERLTPGMFRGLQSLHYLYFEYNMIREIQPAAFSLIPNLKLLFLNDNLLRTLPTDAFAGTSLARLNLRNNHFLYLPVTGVLEHLNAIVQIDLKQNPWECTCDIVPLKQWIDTISSVIVVGEVLCRSPENLTNKDLKSIEMDVLCPEMMHAAAPSPVLPGNMVPTSSSVFEFTTPGGAIPLSVLILSLLILFFSAVFVAAGLFAFVLRRRKKLPFRKRQEVDLTGIQMQCRIFEDRPNSSPEKAAGHVYDYIPHPVTQMCNNPIYKPREEEMGAEFAETKENNTNYRTLIEKEKEWTMAVSNSQLNTIVTVNQSGEVPSFHENGVLFPGVMDRERPSPTVGFVDCLYGTVPKLKELHVHPPGMQYPDLQQDARLKETLLFSAGKGFSDQTQSEYLELRAKLQTKPDYLEVLEKNTYRF; encoded by the coding sequence ATGAAACCATCTCCAGCAGAAAGTCGTCTTAAAGGACGGATGTCGTGGATACTTCTTCTAAGCACAATTGCTCTTGCATGGACTACGCCAATTCCCTTGATTGAGGATTCAGAGGAAATAGACGAGCCCTGCTTTGATCCTTGCTactgtgaagtaaaggaaagcCTTTTCCACATTTATTGTGACAATAAAGGATTTACAAATATTAGCCAGATCACCGAATCCTGGTCAAGACCTTTTAAACTATATCTTCAAAGAAATTTGATGAGAAAATTGTACACCAACAGTTTTCTCCACTTGAACAATGCTGTGTCTATTAATCTTGGAAATAACGCATTGCAAGACATTCAGGCAGGAGCCTTTAATAGTATGAAAGTTTTGAAGAGGTTGTACTTGCATGAGAACAAATTGGACATCTTTAGAAATGATACATTTATGGGGTTAGAAAGCTTGGAATACTTGCAAGCAGAttataatgttattaaaaagaTTGAGAGTGGGGCCTTCAGAAATTTGAATAAATTGAGGGTATTAATCTTAAATGATAATCATATCCCTTTACTTCCAACAAATTTATTCAAGTCTGTGTCTTTAACACATTTGGACTTACGTGGGAACCGGCTAAAGGTCCTTTCTTACAGAGGTATGCTAGACCATATTGGAAGGAGCATTATGGAGATTCAGCTGGCTGAGAATCCTTGGAACTGCACCTGTGAGATAGTGCAGTTAAAGAGCTGGCTGGAACGGATACCATATACTGTTCTGGTAGGAGATATAACATGTGAAAGTCCCTTTCACTTTCATGGCAAAGATCTACGAGATATTAAACGCAGTAAACTCTGTCCCTTATTGTCAGAAAGTGAAGTCGAAGCAAGTCTGGGCATCCCCCAGTTACCATCCAGCAAAGAAAATGCTTGGCCGACTAAACCATCTTCTATGTTGTCCTCTTTTCATGTAACTGCTTCATCTGTGGAATACAAGACAGCCAATAAACAGCCAACAACAACCAGACAGCCTAGGGTCCCGAAACCCCCACCTACACCAAGAGGCCTCTACCCCGGCCCAAACCAACCTCCGATAGCTGGATACCAGACGAGACCACCTATTCCAATTATATGTCCCACTGGATGCTCTTGTAGCTTGCACATCAATGACTTGGGATTGACTGTGAATTGTAAAGAAAGAGGATTTCATAATATTTCAGAACTCCTACCGAGACCACTAAATGCTAAAAAACTCTATTTGAGTGGAAACCTAATACAAAAAATCTACAGGTCTGATTTTTGGAATTTTTCATCTTTGGATTTGTTACACCTTGGAAATAATCGCATATCGTACGTTCAGGATGGGGCCTTTATTAATCTCCCAAATTTAAAAAGTTTGTACCTGAATGGTAATGACATTGAGAGGTTGACACCTGGTATGTTCAGAGGTTTACAGagtttgcattatttatattttgagtATAACATGATAAGGGAAATCCAACCGGCTGCTTTTAGTCTAATACCAAATCTGAAGTTGCTGTTTCTCAATGACAATTTGTTGAGAACTCTCCCAACAGATGCTTTTGCAGGCACTTCTTTGGCCAGGCTTAATCTTAGAAACAATCATTTTCTTTACCTTCCTGTCACAGGAGTATTGGAGCACCTTAATGCTATTGTGCAGATTGATCTGAAGCAGAACCCATGGGAATGTACCTGTGATATTGTTCCTTTAAAACAGTGGATAGACACAATTAGCTCTGTCATTGTAGTCGGGGAAGTTTTGTGCAGAAGCCCAGAAAATCTTACAAACAAGGATCTAAAGTCAATTGAAATGGATGTTTTATGTCCAGAAATGATGCATGCTGCAGCACCTTCACCTGTTCTGCCTGGAAACATGGTGCCCACAAGTTCTTCTGTATTTGAATTTACCACACCAGGGGGTGCCATTCCACTGTCTGTCCTTATTCTCAGTCTTTTAATCCTGTTTTTCTCTGCTGTTTTTGTGGCTGCAGGCCTTTTTGCCTTTGTGCTGAGAAGGCGTAAGAAACTGCCTTTCAGAAAGAGACAAGAGGTGGATTTGACTGGCATTCAGATGCAGTGCAGAATCTTTGAGGACAGACCAAACAGCTCCCCTGAGAAGGCTGCCGGTCATGTTTATGATTACATCCCACATCCTGTAACCCAAATGTGTAACAATCCTATCTACAAACCTAGAGAGGAAGAAATGGGGGCAGAATTTGCAGAGACAAAAGAGAATAACACGAACTATAGGACTTTaatagaaaaagagaaagagtgGACAATGGCAGTGTCAAACTCTCAACTAAACACAATAGTTACTGTTAACCAGTCGGGGGAAGTACCAAGCTTCCATGAAAATGGAGTACTCTTCCCTGGTGTGATGGACAGAGAAAGGCCATCTCCTACAGTAGGGTTTGTGGACTGTTTGTATGGCACAGTGCCCAAATTAAAGGAACTGCATGTACACCCCCCAGGCATGCAATACCCGGACTTACAACAGGATGCCAGACTAAAAGAAACCCTTCTTTTCTCTGCTGGAAAGGGGTTCTCAGACCAAACCCAAAGTGAATACCTCGAGTTAAGGGCCAAACTCCAAACCAAGCCGGATTACCTCGaagtcctggaaaaaaacacttatagGTTCTAA